A window of Longispora fulva contains these coding sequences:
- a CDS encoding helix-turn-helix domain-containing protein, translating into MDGPAFALARRLRQLRMAGWPGTVVTQSALATALGVSVPTVSAWESTRKPTTLPAHRIAAYATYFCTERSVHESRLLDQSELTGPENSRRAALERELSTLLKAMDATHPDGARTAGPWRFADGRPITIVCAKLPPEYHAGLFADSTTAEYDELYTATDFTALLELYGHVRAVNPDSDVSYRLSSDLRSSDYAGHHLVALGGVDWNNITSELLSLVALPVHQERRDSPQDPGAFVVTGDGEPRRFETKLRADGARTQLIEDVAHFFRAPSPWEGCTVTICNGNFGKGTLGIVRALADPGLRDSNAAHLTTRFSGDTLSLLCRVRMLGGKVITPDWTNPDVILHEWEPET; encoded by the coding sequence ATGGACGGTCCGGCGTTCGCGCTCGCCCGCCGGCTGCGTCAACTTCGCATGGCCGGCTGGCCGGGGACGGTCGTCACCCAATCCGCGCTGGCCACGGCGCTGGGCGTCAGCGTGCCGACAGTGTCGGCATGGGAGTCGACGAGGAAACCGACGACACTCCCAGCGCACCGGATCGCGGCGTATGCCACCTATTTCTGTACCGAGCGGTCCGTCCACGAGAGCCGGTTGCTGGATCAGTCGGAGTTGACCGGGCCCGAAAACTCGCGCCGGGCCGCCCTGGAACGGGAGCTGTCCACGCTTCTCAAGGCCATGGACGCAACCCACCCCGACGGGGCGCGCACCGCTGGGCCGTGGCGGTTCGCCGACGGGCGGCCGATCACGATCGTCTGCGCGAAGCTGCCGCCCGAGTACCACGCCGGACTGTTTGCCGATTCCACAACGGCGGAGTACGACGAGTTGTACACCGCTACCGACTTCACCGCCCTCCTCGAGCTGTACGGCCATGTTCGCGCGGTGAACCCGGACAGCGACGTCAGCTACCGGCTCTCCTCGGACCTCCGCTCGTCGGACTACGCGGGGCACCACCTGGTGGCGCTCGGCGGCGTCGACTGGAACAACATCACCAGCGAGTTGCTTTCCCTGGTCGCCCTCCCGGTCCATCAGGAGAGGCGGGACAGCCCTCAGGACCCGGGCGCGTTCGTGGTCACAGGTGACGGTGAACCGCGCAGATTCGAGACGAAGCTGCGGGCAGACGGTGCACGCACCCAGCTCATCGAGGATGTGGCGCACTTCTTCCGCGCCCCCAGCCCGTGGGAAGGCTGCACGGTGACCATCTGCAACGGCAACTTCGGGAAGGGCACGCTGGGCATCGTGCGAGCGCTCGCCGATCCCGGTTTACGCGACAGCAACGCCGCCCACCTCACGACGCGGTTCAGCGGCGACACGCTGAGCCTGCTGTGCCGGGTGCGGATGCTCGGAGGAAAGGTCATTACTCCGGACTGGACGAACCCGGACGTGATTCTGCACGAATGGGAACCCGAAACGTGA